A region from the Cellvibrio sp. PSBB006 genome encodes:
- a CDS encoding discoidin domain-containing protein, translating to MLGVLAIPCLLSTTAMAQTNLASGKAINATSTVDVYTAGNANDGNQSSYWESQNSAFPQSLTVDLGSTSNVNRVVLKLPNNWGSRTQTLSVAGSTNGSSYATLVSSSAYVFDPNNSNNVTINFAGTDVRYLRLNVTGNTGWPAAQLSEVEIYGEAGNAEPRDAFAQIKATSYNNMSGIQTEDTSDTGGGRNVGWIDDGDWLVFEDVDFGSGASSVNARVASDHAGGVIELRLDSVSGSLIGEVDVGYTGGWQSWVTESANVSVDGVHDLYLVFSGTATGGLFNLNWIEFDTDGNNPDPDPEAPSVPQNLAVTGTTTSTVSLSWNSVSDADGYEIWRNGSLLTSTTSTSYQDAGLAENTEYTYTVRAFNQAGSSGNSNSVSATTDSSNNPDPEGTNVAADKTVTASSTLSFLSVNNAVDESAATYWESNSNAFPQTLTVDLGSTHYINQVVLKLPNDQAWATRTQNLAVQGSADGSSFSNIVGSAGYTFNPNSANTVTISFAETTARYVRLNVTGNTGWPAAQIAEFEVYGYPDPVPPTTPQNLRVSGVSDTSVFLAWDSADLASGYEVLRNGNVVADVTSTSYEDTGLAPETSYTYTVRAYNQYGTSTQSSLVNATTDEEGSTDPTHPEPNGDHGANMPYDRYETEDASIGGGAVLRTAPTFDQMLTASEASRQSYVALPSNGSYIEWTIREGEGGEGVTMRFTMPDSGDGMGLNGALDVYVNGTKARTQPLTSYFAYQYFAVGGGHPSDTPGGGNPLFRFDEVHWTLSSPLQPGDVIRIVKANGDNLEYGVDFIEVEDVPSPISRPGNSVSVTDFGAIANDGQDDLTAFNAAVTAAVNNGQTLYIPPGTFHLNNMWVIGSVGNMIDDITIMGAGIWHTNIQFTNSNSASGGISFRVTGQLDFSHVYMNSNLRSRYNQNAIYKAFMDNFGNNSKVHNIWVEHFECGFWVGDYAHTPAIIADGLLIEHSRVRNNLADGINFAQGTSNSTVRNSSIRNNGDDGLAVWTSNVNGAPAGVNNTFTHNTIEFNWRAAGIAFFGGSGHEATFNLIVDGVGSSGFRMNTVFPGYHFQNNTGIVFSDSTIIRSGTSLDTWGGERGAIDLEASSDPIRNVTISNIDIYDTQRSAIQMGYSGGFQNVVFNDIKIDGTGLDGVTTSRFSGPHPGAAIYTYTNNGTATFNNLITTNIAHPDVNFVQNGFNLIINP from the coding sequence ATGCTCGGGGTTTTAGCCATCCCCTGTTTGCTCTCCACCACCGCCATGGCCCAAACCAATCTGGCTTCAGGCAAAGCCATCAACGCCACCAGTACGGTGGATGTCTACACCGCGGGTAACGCCAACGATGGCAACCAGAGCAGTTATTGGGAAAGCCAGAACAGTGCCTTTCCACAATCCCTGACGGTTGATCTGGGCAGTACCAGTAATGTGAATCGCGTGGTGTTAAAACTACCCAACAACTGGGGCAGCCGCACACAAACCTTATCGGTCGCCGGCAGCACCAACGGCTCCAGTTATGCCACGTTGGTGAGTTCCAGCGCTTATGTGTTTGATCCCAACAACAGCAACAACGTGACGATTAATTTTGCCGGCACTGACGTGCGTTATCTGCGCCTGAATGTCACCGGCAATACCGGCTGGCCCGCCGCGCAATTATCGGAAGTGGAAATCTACGGTGAAGCCGGTAACGCAGAACCGCGCGATGCCTTTGCGCAAATCAAAGCGACCTCCTACAACAACATGAGCGGCATTCAAACCGAAGACACCAGCGATACCGGTGGCGGTCGCAATGTCGGCTGGATCGATGACGGCGACTGGTTGGTGTTTGAAGATGTCGACTTCGGCAGTGGTGCCAGCAGTGTCAATGCGCGTGTGGCCAGCGACCATGCCGGTGGTGTAATTGAACTGCGCCTCGACAGCGTCAGCGGTTCCCTGATCGGTGAAGTGGATGTGGGCTACACCGGCGGTTGGCAAAGCTGGGTCACCGAAAGCGCGAATGTGTCAGTAGATGGTGTGCACGATTTGTATCTGGTGTTCAGCGGTACAGCGACCGGTGGGTTGTTTAACCTGAACTGGATTGAATTCGATACCGATGGGAATAATCCTGATCCCGATCCGGAAGCGCCGTCAGTTCCACAAAATTTAGCGGTGACTGGCACCACGACTTCAACTGTCTCTTTATCTTGGAACAGTGTCAGCGATGCCGATGGTTATGAAATCTGGCGCAACGGCAGCTTGTTGACCAGCACCACTTCTACGTCGTATCAGGATGCCGGCTTAGCAGAAAATACCGAATACACTTACACCGTGCGTGCATTCAATCAGGCGGGTAGTTCAGGCAATAGCAACAGTGTGTCAGCCACCACAGACAGCAGTAATAATCCTGATCCGGAAGGCACCAATGTCGCGGCGGATAAAACCGTTACCGCGAGCAGCACGTTAAGTTTCCTGTCGGTGAACAATGCGGTGGATGAAAGTGCAGCGACCTATTGGGAAAGCAACAGCAATGCATTTCCACAAACCTTGACGGTTGATCTGGGCAGTACGCATTACATCAATCAGGTGGTCTTGAAATTACCCAACGACCAAGCCTGGGCAACGCGCACGCAAAACTTGGCGGTGCAAGGCAGTGCGGACGGTTCCAGTTTCAGCAACATCGTGGGCAGTGCGGGTTATACCTTTAATCCGAACAGTGCCAACACGGTGACGATCAGTTTTGCCGAAACCACCGCGCGTTATGTGCGTTTGAATGTTACCGGCAATACCGGTTGGCCGGCGGCGCAAATTGCTGAGTTTGAAGTCTATGGGTATCCCGATCCGGTGCCGCCGACTACGCCGCAAAATCTGCGCGTGTCCGGTGTGTCTGACACCTCGGTGTTTTTAGCCTGGGACAGCGCGGATTTGGCCAGCGGTTATGAAGTATTGCGCAACGGAAATGTGGTTGCCGATGTGACATCAACCTCTTACGAAGACACCGGTCTTGCACCGGAAACCAGTTACACCTACACCGTGCGCGCTTACAACCAATACGGCACCTCAACACAAAGCAGTTTGGTCAATGCGACCACCGATGAAGAAGGCAGCACTGATCCAACGCATCCGGAACCCAATGGCGATCACGGCGCGAACATGCCTTATGACCGTTACGAAACCGAAGATGCCAGCATTGGCGGCGGCGCTGTGCTGCGTACTGCACCGACCTTTGATCAAATGCTGACGGCTTCTGAAGCATCCCGGCAGTCCTATGTTGCTCTGCCATCCAATGGTTCTTACATCGAATGGACCATTCGTGAAGGTGAGGGCGGTGAAGGTGTGACCATGCGTTTCACCATGCCGGATTCCGGCGATGGTATGGGCCTGAACGGTGCGCTGGATGTTTACGTGAACGGCACCAAGGCGAGAACCCAACCCTTAACATCTTATTTTGCTTACCAATACTTTGCCGTGGGCGGTGGTCATCCTTCTGACACACCCGGAGGCGGTAATCCCTTGTTCCGTTTCGATGAAGTGCATTGGACATTGAGTTCGCCCCTGCAACCCGGTGATGTGATTCGTATCGTGAAAGCCAACGGTGACAACCTTGAATACGGTGTGGATTTTATTGAAGTGGAAGATGTGCCTTCACCCATTTCACGTCCGGGTAATTCGGTTTCTGTCACTGACTTCGGCGCGATTGCCAACGACGGACAGGATGACTTGACCGCATTTAATGCGGCAGTGACAGCGGCGGTCAATAATGGTCAGACCTTGTATATTCCGCCGGGTACTTTCCACCTGAATAATATGTGGGTGATCGGTTCCGTGGGTAACATGATTGATGACATCACCATCATGGGCGCCGGGATCTGGCATACCAATATTCAATTCACCAACAGCAATTCTGCGTCCGGTGGTATTTCGTTCCGTGTAACTGGCCAACTGGATTTCAGCCATGTGTATATGAATTCCAACCTGCGTTCGCGCTACAACCAGAATGCGATCTACAAAGCCTTTATGGATAACTTTGGTAATAACTCCAAAGTGCACAACATCTGGGTCGAGCATTTTGAATGTGGTTTCTGGGTGGGCGATTACGCGCATACGCCAGCGATTATTGCGGACGGTTTGTTGATTGAACACAGCCGCGTGCGCAACAACCTGGCCGACGGTATTAACTTCGCCCAGGGCACCAGCAATTCCACCGTGCGTAACAGCAGTATTCGCAATAACGGTGACGATGGTCTTGCGGTGTGGACCAGTAACGTCAACGGTGCACCGGCCGGTGTGAATAATACTTTCACGCACAACACGATTGAATTTAACTGGCGTGCAGCGGGTATTGCCTTCTTCGGCGGCAGCGGACATGAAGCCACTTTCAACCTGATTGTCGATGGTGTGGGCAGTTCCGGTTTCCGCATGAACACGGTATTCCCCGGTTATCACTTCCAGAACAATACCGGCATTGTGTTTTCTGATAGCACCATCATCAGAAGCGGCACCAGCCTGGATACCTGGGGCGGTGAACGCGGCGCGATTGACCTGGAAGCGTCAAGCGATCCGATTCGCAACGTGACCATTTCCAATATTGATATTTACGATACGCAGCGCAGCGCGATTCAAATGGGTTACAGCGGCGGCTTCCAGAATGTGGTGTTTAACGATATCAAGATTGATGGCACCGGTCTGGATGGTGTGACCACCTCGCGCTTCTCCGGCCCGCACCCCGGCGCAGCGATTTACACTTACACCAATAATGGCACTGCAACATTTAATAATCTGATTACCACCAACATCGCACACCCGGATGTGAACTTTGTTCAAAACGGTTTTAATTTAATTATTAACCCGTAA